A genomic window from Diceros bicornis minor isolate mBicDic1 chromosome 35, mDicBic1.mat.cur, whole genome shotgun sequence includes:
- the CFAP73 gene encoding cilia- and flagella-associated protein 73, translating into MAVPWEEYFRPALQEKLPTKIPQQNADQFPPVLRLLEKRQELADADQDLRAQKEVFQTTMAALKQRWEQLEQKQRELKGSFVRFDKFLQDSEARRSRALRGAAEERHRAGRQEAEALRLRIQLQELQRERARLQRRRERLEPCARLLGHVLEQLPEFQEVPELVARFSGLADMREALRLTARRRLAELEEARARLQRLRDARQDELLRQGQLRAQLLERLEAARERTLHWESKWVQIQNTAAEKTLLLGRIRMSALNLFQLVCQHQRQPPALDVEDTEGQLEQVKLFILDLSSMLASLHQTEPAAS; encoded by the exons ATGGCAGTGCCCTGGGAGGAATATTTCCGACCGGCCTTGCAAGAGAAACTGCCGAC GAAGATCCCCCAGCAGAATGCAGACCAATTCCCGCCGGTGCTGCGTCTCCTGGAGAAGAGGCAGGAGCTGGCAGATGCGGACCAGGACCTGCGGGCCCAGAAGGAG GTGTTCCAGACCACGATGGCAGCCCTGAAACAGCGCTGGGAACAGCTGGAACAGAAGCAGCGGGAGCTGAAAGGGTCCTTTGTCCGCTTTGACAAGTTTTTGCAG GACTCCGAGGCCCGGCGCAGCCGCGCGCTGCGGGGGGCGGCAGAGGAGCGGCACCGCGCGGGCCGCCAGGAGGCCGAGGCGCTGCGGCTGCGGATCCAGCTGCAAGAGCTGCAGCGGGAGCGCGCGCGGCTGCAGCGCCGGCGGGAGCGCCTGGAGCCCTGCGCGCGCCTGCTGGGGCACGTGCTGGAGCAGCTGCCCGAG TTCCAGGAGGTCCCCGAGCTGGTGGCGCGCTTCAGCGGCCTGGCCGACATGCGGGAGGCGCTGAGGCTCACGGCGCGCCGGCGGCTCGCCGAGCTGGAGGAGGCGCGCGCGCGGCTGCAGCGGCTGCGGGACGCCCGGCAGGACGAGCTGCTCCGGCAGGGCCAGCTCCGAGCGCAGCTGCTGGAGCGCCTGGAGGCGGCGCGGGAGCGCACGCTGCACTGG GAATCCAAGTGGGTTCAGATCCAGAACACGGCCGCGGAGAAGACCCTGCTCCTGGGACGCATTCGGATGTCAGCGCTCAACCTGTTCCAGCTGGTGTGCCAGCATCAGAGGCAGCCACCCGCCCTGGACGTCGAGGACACGGAGGGGCAGCTGGAGCAG GTGAAGCTGTTCATCCTGGACCTCTCCTCCATGCTGGCCAGCCTCCATCAGACGGAGCCTGCAGCCTCCTAG